Proteins encoded in a region of the Lepeophtheirus salmonis chromosome 6, UVic_Lsal_1.4, whole genome shotgun sequence genome:
- the LOC121120752 gene encoding uncharacterized protein yields the protein MNMNILVSFLVLGLCYQASAQDFDREFLLRQLNNLERKSSNDVLSRQSSTSPQMETYEKNGYNCTQKLINTQKTEYDRGMECNHTVTKKCHLTYITDYTSSADKKCETNYRKSCHIVFRPQSHQEKVKICHTPNERICDDEETGEEICSLQYETVCETTFKEYELKEDEPVCKMVEKKRCENVQVEVFNLPKREGEESTSPTVIKQRCENWPVQECTLISKNVKKIHPETSCKKIAKNVCMPNTCKLVAGKEICNEETRTLVQNIPEEECNLEPHENCQSEPSLVPRLVPMKNCVDVPKEVCVNTRTNPQRVNVPFYKEWCFDPKDLDNAQSD from the exons ATGAATATGAACATCCTTGTATCCTTCTTGGTCCTCGGACTTTGCTACCAAGCCTCCGCTCAAGATTTCGATAGAGAATTTCTATTGAGACAACTCAACAATTTGGAGAGGAAAAGTAGTAACGATGTATTGTCAAGGCAATCATCAACTTCACCACAAATGGAAACATATGAAAAGAATGGGTATAATTgtacccaaaaattaattaacactcAAAAGACCGAATATGACAGAGGAATGGAGTGTAACCACACCGTCACTAAAAAATGTCATCTGACTTACATCACTGACTACACTTCCTCTGCTGATAAGAAATGTGAGACCAACTACAGAAAGAGTTGTCACATTGTGTTTAGGCCACAA tCTCACCAAGAGAAGGTTAAAATATGTCACACTCCCAACGAACGTATCTGTGATGACGAGGAAACCGGAGAAGAAATCTGTTCCCTCCAGTATGAAACTGTTTGTGAAACCACATTTAAGGAGTACGAACTTAAGGAAGATGAACCCGTCTGCAAAATGGTTGAGAAGAAGCGATGCGAAAATGTTCAGGTTGAGGTCTTCAACTTGCCTAAAAGGGAAGGAGAAGAGAGCACCAGTCCAACTGTTATCAAACAAAGGTGTGAGAACTGGCCCGTCCAAGAATGCACATTGATCTCCAAAAACGTCAAGAAAATTCATCCAGAGACCTCCTGCAAAAAAATTGCGAAGAACGTTTGCATGCCCAACACCTGTAAACTTGTTGCCGGCAAAGAAATCTGTAATGAGGAAACCAGAACCCTTGTTCAAAACATCCCTGAGGAAGAATGTAATCTTGAACCTCATGAGAACTGCCAATCTGAGCCCTCTCTTGTCCCACG TCTTGTTCCCATGAAGAACTGTGTCGATGTTCCCAAGGAGGTCTGTGTCAACACAAGGACAAACCCACAACGAGTTAATGTTCCCTTTTACAAGGAATGGTGCTTTGATCCAAAGGATTTGGATAATGCACAATctgattag
- the LOC121120667 gene encoding uncharacterized protein, protein MECNHTVTKKCHLTYITDYTSSADKKCETNYRKSCHIVFRPQSHQEKVKICHTPNERICGDEETGEEICSTQYETVCETTFKEYELKEDEPVCKMVEKKRCENVQVEVFNLPKREGEESTSPTVVKQRCENWPVQECTLISKNVKKIHPETSCKKIAKNVCMPNTCKLVAGKEICNEETRTLVQNIPEEECNLEPHENCQSESSLVPRLVPMKNCVDVPKEVCVNTKKNPEQVNVPVSKKWCYNVKELQTAVAE, encoded by the exons ATGGAGTGTAACCACACCGTCACTAAAAAATGTCATCTGACTTACATCACTGACTACACTTCCTCTGCTGATAAGAAATGTGAGACCAACTACAGAAAGAGTTGTCACATTGTGTTTAGGCCACAa tCTCACCAAGAGAAGGTTAAAATATGTCACACTCCCAACGAACGTATCTGTGGTGATGAGGAAACCGGAGAAGAAATCTGTTCCACTCAGTATGAAACTGTTTGTGAAACCACATTTAAGGAGTACGAACTTAAGGAAGATGAACCCGTCTGCAAAATGGTTGAGAAGAAGCGATGCGAAAATGTTCAGGTTGAGGTCTTCAACTTGCCCAAAAGGGAAGGAGAAGAGAGTACCAGTCCAACTGTTGTCAAACAAAGGTGTGAGAACTGGCCCGTCCAAGAATGCACATTGATCTCCAAAAACGTCAAGAAAATTCATCCTGAGACCTCCTGCAAAAAAATCGCGAAGAACGTTTGCATGCCCAACACCTGTAAACTTGTTGCCGGCAAAGAAATCTGTAATGAGGAAACCAGAACCCTTGTTCAAAACATCCCTGAGGAAGAATGTAATCTTGAACCTCATGAGAACTGCCAATCTGAGTCCTCTCTTGTCCCACG CCTGGTTCCCATGAAGAACTGTGTCGATGTTCCCAAGGAGGTCTGTGTCAATACAAAGAAGAACCCAGAGCAAGTTAATGTTCCAGTATCAAAGAAATGGTGCTATAATGTAAAGGAATTGCAAACAGCTgtagctgaataa